The segment TTTGGTTCTGGCGCCGCGGAATCGGGAGGGGAGGGCAGAAAATAAGttactgtaatttttatacatactaCTCGAGCCTTTGTATCCACCATCGTTGCCGGTATTAATGGCACCTGCTGAGGCACACGATCTATGACCGCATTTATTAGGGCAGCATTTTTGATTGGAAGGGCATAGTTCATCACTTGTGCATCTAGGGGCACAACTAGTCACGGTGTTTTTCATTGGACAATTGCCGCTTCTACCTAAAGAAtaattgtaatgtaatattgttaataatgaGAATTTCTATGATTTACTCTTGTTAATCATGGAGAGTTGATACAGGATTAATACTTTCTCTTATTTTCACatgattctatttttaataatttttttaaaaataattttatataattttttctatatatatttttccaaaattatgtATGCAAGAATGTATTACAGTTCTACTGTTTTcgcatttaattattgatatttacttACCGAACTGAGCAAACGTGCCGGCCACTACTAAGATTAGCAGTATTGCAAAGAACGATAAACTTCCTACAAAAAGAGTCGcaaattctatattaatataatctacaaatctacaaaaaaaaaatcttttgttacacgaagaaaattttatataaaagattactaTGATATGGCAGTAGCCGCGAACTATAAGAcgaattataagtttaaatactATGGCTATTCtgtgaaaaatatagtaaaaatttttataatttcttcacaGTCCGCAGCTACTGTCGtacataacaatttttcatataaaattttctctgcGTACGTATAATTCAAgtgcaaataatatatgttaagtATGCTAATAAGGTAGAACATTGCGCATTACATACTGCGAAGAAATGCGTAATGGCAATTATGACTTTCAAGGCTATACAGCGTATAAATACTCACGGTTCATTTTGCGGATCGTAACGCGACGATTCTTATGAATACTGACTATAGTTCTCGGTTACAACGAGACTTCTAAACGCGCGGAGATAAACGCATCAGCTTTTAAATACTTTCCACCTCTACTTTGACATTGAGCAAGCAAGACGAATGGGAAATGCAAAGTAAATTACGATAGGAACTCGTCTATAATACTATTTTAGTATACTTGAATTTTTACATACCTTTTCATCATGTTGCATGATGACGTAAGCGATGACAGAATGAAGATACAAACGCGAAATTTTATGCGCCACtatgcaatttaattatgcaactaacattaatttttttactttgcaataataatgagacatgcttattttttaaaatcggataatcattaattatcatCGACGACTGAGAGAAAACTTATaacatttaatcttttataaaactcaCTTCAGAATTCAGAGAAAATGCATATCTAgtaaaagataatttgtttaataagtattaattaatcattattatttattaatcattattattattaaagttaatataaaaggcacttacattataaatataatatttctgaaaaaaatatacatatgtaacaaaatttattttaacaaaaatcaacaaaaattaacaaaaattttagagttaagaagaaaacattaaaatttaagaagcaATATGTTTTGTGTGCACCAATAGATCCGTCACTGATATGacaaatgtatttcttttgatGTTGTCTTTTGCACAGCCTTGGCCTTTGCTTATGTCATGCTAGAATTATCGACGAATACTGATTTATTAAACGTATCTCTgggatattttaataacttccTTTTTACTgatgtaatttttgttaatttattttggtaATATATTCGGTAGTATAAACTTATTATACAAATGCAacagataaagaaatattcagaaaataatttaaaaaaattttaatattattatatttatttttgcaatttgttcTTTGCAGTACTTTAAGCAAgcataaaagatttatttattatttaataatatcaataacaaTATTTGGGGACATTTactatgaaaataaaatagtaaaagaaCTTACATATCATTAAGATGAATGAAAGTTATTAactagattaaaatataattacattttgtagaaaaatatataaataatgttttcttaggtaatataacataaatctcGATACAGAATTAGAAACATTAATCTCACAAAAAATACTACAATTTCACATAAAATGCTACAAAATTGCTTTATTGCTTATATGTAACGAAAAAAATGCTtgttatgttataattattattgataaaattagttattataaatatagtaataataaaaaatcgagtttaaatataatgattgTAATCATCATTTCCAAAGCGCGGAGCAACCGGTTGAACTGGAATATCGGTGGATTCAAGTACTTCAATTTCCGGTTTTTGACAAGCTAAAGCGCCACATCTGTTTTTGCAGCATTTTAGATTTCCTCTGCAATTATTGTCACTATTGCAAGTTGATGAGCATACCCATCTTCCTGTCGGTATCGATGGGCAAGATCCTTGtttctctgaaaattttttgaaggAATTATTAGcacaataattttcttttaacagtATTCTGCTCATCAATTACGATAAAAACAGAAGTAGAAATTAAATGAACATAACGTTATATTGCAGAATATTATTGaggaaaatatacatatagtcTTGGATaacgattataaataaaaataatttaaaaataaaataaaattttacgttgTAAGTTTTACAATTGCACTAAAAtcacatacaaatatttatgtttcagATTGACTAAGCTGGCTTAATGCAGAAATTACTCACCTGTTTGAGGAGGTCGCGTCATCGTGACGGGCATGGAGCAAATAGTACCGCCGCATTGAGTCGGACAACACTTGCCGATTCCAGCACAATGCGCGTCAAGGTAGCAGGAACGTCCGCAGAATTGTACAGGTAAGGCAGGTGGACACGAACCTGGTTTCGCCACGTATCGGGTTTGTGTTTTCGCAATAGAGATCGTGGCCGCAAAGACTAGTGATACGACTagcaatttcatttttttgctattttcgAGATACTTGCTTGTGATCTTGCGTATCGAAGGCTGCAAgtgagataaatattttatatagaaataaacacATTGAACAATTCGATATAATAATGAATCGTAATAACGTTTCTGTttctaaatatgtatataaaattatttaaactttttgttGAAATCTAGAATTTGCCCAcagaaatgtattaaattaataataatattatgtgatataattctattattaatttatgcagtgagatagaaaaaaagaaagatatataagaaaaaactctgttttgaaaaaatgcGTTAAAAGCTTCTATTTTGTCTTACAATGTATCcgaatgcaattataattgtactctgcttctttttttaagataaaataaaatattttaattgcatttttcagaatttttcttatattcctctttttcagttttattgttttaatcaaGGAAATAATGTGCAAAACGTAAAACAATATATCATTCAGCAGCAAtgattttcatttatatgttTCCTTCTCACTTTTCTACAAATTCAAGAAATTAagcgaaataaaagatttataaacaattttatcattgatattaataGTTTAGTTTGATGTTTATATTCAGTATTCAAAAAATCGCTTTCAATGCGATTTCTTATTTCCTTCTCTTATCTTCCACGTTTCACTATTTTTCTATGTGCACTATTTATGAGAAAATTCTACGAATGAGaaacgttttatatttaaacgtaCACTTAAAACGTATACTTACTGCGATTTTATTGCGTCATACTTTTCACTCGGAAAAAGTAGCTGGTAGCAAAGATGATCTTCTCGTTTTTACCACTCAGCAGAATGGTACCTCTGATATATATATGCCTATCGTCGTCAGCTTCGTTTTTCCCCCTCTCACGATCGTTCACACACTTCCACTTATTCTTGCacacaattttatagatacacgtttgaaaaaaacaattattaattcaaaattattttatatatatttaaaaaaataatttatgaagatATATAGGtctatgttaaaatttattgcgttGGTTTTGTACATatagcaattaattataatgatgtGAAGTCAATTTAAACATTATGGGAATCTTGATAATCagatttttgaaagaaatatttttttatagatttattataaatgtaatttttgtgtaattatattaaaaattctatgcaattccaaaataatatgaaatatttgttttaataattttaatctgataaaaaaagatttaaatatttgtaaaatatttttgtaaagttgTAAAGAAAACTTTGTTTGCAATTGTGTTGCATGCAATGAATTTCTTTAGCATATagctatttttgttttatcattttttctgATTATGGGTATCGGATATGCGTCTGATTTGGCTGCCACAACTGAGAAATGTTTGTGATAAACCGCAACTAATTAGGACTTAAATTAATGAGAGTTTAACCGGAAGAAGTGGTTTTTGAATCGTTGTAGGTTGTATTTATTTCCTTTGTAATTCAAATGGAGATTGCtattttaaaacagttttttCAAGTTATTTACATAGAGATTTATACGTAACTATATAttcgtgtaaaataaaaatttttttcttaataaaaatattaagatatatgaATTTAGTGTGAATATGAACAGAATTTGAGttgtaatcaataaaaaattgaattttacattttggatatatttctatatttttcatcaatttgctaatacatatataaatataaaataaaattgtcggcaggcgtaataaaaaatgatataaaatttttataattacgcattacttttaaaattaataataaatgcattattgGTACTCAAGCCTCTCCGTACCTGAGAAgtcgagaaaaatataaagattacggaaataattaatttaattaatgctaatttagtactaatttaatatatcgttGTTTAATGtcaacttaaaattatataaaaatagtacaaTATTTTTGGAAGTTGATTTGCACGAGCGTAATCAGAAAGAGGGGTGCAAAGGTGCATTTACAATCTTTATGCGTCTGcgattttgcattttattattaatatgcaaaGGAGGAATATGGCAAACATGATAAGTAATCGTTACATATTTGTATGCtatatatgtgaaaaaataaataaagtgcgtaacataattttatggatgcaattacatttcttatattaacTATTGACACCTTTGCATCCCGgaacaaaagtttttattaaaaacttggatttggattaaatttttaaaaatattttttatatgcaaagttCATGAAATTCTGCcttatcattatataatttatcggTATATAGTTTACAACTGATCAATTTGATTTACGTCAGACATTACAAAGTTAATAGATAGAAAAACTCGCACACAAtcgtaattttaatgatatattgcTTCAGTATATATTgcttttgcaatataaatttatttcttccgtaacaaaaatgttgaataatatGACTGCGTAATTTATCGCAACCATCTTGTTTcctgaaaaatttaactttatatttatcaaagaatttttcattaaaattgagATCATGAGAAGTATCTCTTATATTTGGTattgtgattatttttataatattttggatatataaattataatataatcgttttatacgattaaataaaatgtaggcattaaattttcatgtatatttttgaatatttgtaaattttcatttttttgctctataaaaatttgtgtatgtGCGAGTTGTAATAATGGCTATACTTGCACACATTCAACGAGTATTCTTTTACATagacaaatatattatgtcACAGAGATATAGTTTTGGAGTACATCGAGATACACACATGAATCTTATATTGACTAATGTTCTTTAACATTAGTTTTTTAACACTGAGAGAAAAGTGTGTGATATTTGGGACTATAATTGTATGGATCTATGATTATAGTcagaatacatttttataagaattgttACTGTaatgttagcaataataatcttatacaTATAGTACTGCCAATCATATAATCAATCATATGGCtagaatatctataaaaatatggttGACGCTAAAAAACACTATAGATTATGGTTACtgcaattattcttttctctcaGTGTCTATATACGATAGTTCAGTTGCGATTTAATGTGCGTAAAATACAgagtatataatttacataagtagtatataattgcataaaacttgccaatgaatattttcatatgCCTTGTTTTCTACTTCTTAGTCGTAACTGCAACAAATAAtaagagaatttattaaaaacagatcttaaataataatattgcttatttaatggaattaattataaagaaatacataattatatatacataattaaaaatttatcttttattgatttgattattgtaattacattTACTTTCATATATGtgtcttaatattttattacgtatatatttaattatttaattagtcacgttataaatttaatacatattttaattataatttgtattttaaaatcactAAATTGTCCATTACACGATATTATGACTATAATAGCATTGaaacaaattgataaaactCATATTTCAATGATCGAATAATTCAATCGATTAATATACCGGTAAACAGCTTATTTGTcccattattttatcatacaaGCTGCTAAATAATAACTCTTCTTTAAACGGTTTCGCAGTTTCGAGAATACATTCATATGAATCACTGACATATTTCTTAATCGCGCATTCTCAGAATCCAGtcattttttcttgatatttagTTCCGGGAAATGATTCTTGCAGAATTAAAACTTGTTGCAATCAATCAGTGATTCACATTTCGCATGTAACTGAAATATCTACGTGTTATTGAAaagaattacatataataattatcaaaatatcttttgcagAATCTATTTAAATCGAGTGTAACATTTAgaaatgtttagaaaaaaattttgcataattttaatcatttatcgCTAGCATCTGTCGacaactattaattaattttgagaattttattcaatacagTTCAGATCTACAgactttttatatacatattatcaatattataagtattaaaaattttatataaaatgttaatattcaTGGAttcttttaatgattttttaatcaattttaaatcaatttttcttcaataaaaatgttgagaCATTGATAGTTTTTGACTTTTTGCAAACTAAATTTCAAAAGGacaaatgcatataatatgtacttatcaaaataaatcatatcatatattttccagttaattttaaattttaataaaattttaatttaaagtttaactgaaaagatatataatgttaaaaattacaaaatttcaattaataatcttttttaatattttcattaaaaattcaagtttatcaaatttatcaaatattttttaaatatttctaacatCAAGGCataaaaatggaagaaaattcgaaaagttaaaaattaagaaaatgagataaataattctttcctttttttcgtCGAGAAAAAACTAACTGCAAATTGATCAGAAAATCTCATTAAAAGAACATTTACGATTTTTTAGAtatctgtatattttttaatccccaatattgattaaatcatCAACACAAGAATTATTGCATTTCGCGTtgcacatttattaaatatgtaaaattatatatacatacctCTCGGAGGCACGGGTGGTGCGGGCAGTTTCTTTGGTATGGCGCCGAGGACCTTGACATCGTGACCTATATTAGTAAGGTTCATGTATTCTGGCACTCTGTTCTCAGTGACCTCGTTCGTAGTTTTCGAAACATTTGTCGTGTCCGCCGGCACTTGTCCTTGGTCGTATTTTATCTCGGCGGTCTCCTGACCCCGAATAACGAGTGCGGAATCGACCTCGTCGACATCCGGTTGAGCGAGCGATGGCTTTATCATCGCAGTATCCGGATATATCTCGGCGGTGTCGGTAGAATCACCGTGATGCTCGTTTGCCATTTGAGTCGAATTGACAGATGTTGATTCGCCGTCGCTCGTACAATCTGGGATACACATGCCTGATGGCGCGATTGGAATAGAATTCGGCGTCGACGGATCGATATTTGTGTAATTGTTATTGCCAACGACGTTGGCTTTCATTATATCGCTTTCTTCTTGCTGTTTATCCGCCGAAACGGCGACGTTCTGAACGAAATCGTGATACCTCGAATGTTCACATGGCGAAGTTGGTGTATTTAATTCTCTCGGAGAACCGTCCGCTTTAAacgctgtaaaaaaatttggattgcAAATTACTCATTTTTGAGATTTCTATTATCTTAAATGTTTAAAGAACATTTCAAAAGacattgttaaaatatcttgaaaattatctcattttttttaagacgACTTTGAATTTGTTTTGGGCTGTTATGTTATTGGCTAATTTTGTTCAGATGTCATCTTGAATACATAGAAATGAATTGATACatagaaataaattcgaaattataGATTGtcgattattaattgaaaattaccaTGCACGGGCAATCCTGATGGAGGGAATGCGATGTAATATTCGTTGTTGCTGGCCCGGGATGATAGTGTTTGTCGGAGATCGAGATCACGTACAATAGGGATAGTTGGTGATGGAGAATATCTGGATGCCGGTGAATATCTTCCGGTGAACGGTTTAGGAGCGGGTGGTATCTCGTAGGACATCATGCCGGTCTTCTCGTCCCTAACATTTTGGAGCTAGAAACAaatcgtaaatttaatttgtaacaatGACTTGCTATGCTAGTCTTTTGatgtataatttcttaaacattatttttcaaaaatgtaagGCAAAACTAATCTTggattttaaaagtattttaatcgAGAAGTGTTTTTGTAGCTAGTCAAGGAcattaaatacttaaaaaaaaaatagcataatttttacatacaaataaaaaaacacaagtGTTGTGAGATTGCTtcagaaattaaaatgtaccaatatatgtatatgcctGATGATTGTCGTTTCTCTGATTTATTCTGTCGATTAATAGTTAGTTAAATTGAAtagattctttttaatttgtgtcatttaatatattacttacTCTTCTGTCTTCGGAATCGGAATGAGTACTACTGTCGCCTAAACTAGCGCCGCTGCAACCGCTGACAGTGCTCATTCTACCAGATGAGGACGAAcctaaaagaatttataaaattgtataaactCGTAAAAAATGGGTCCAACTATTACGTAACAATGCACATATTATGATAGCTTTTACAGATCTAAAAGACGTCCaagatatgtatatttttttatgcgttTTAAATATCTGTTTTATAAACCTTctaacattataaaaacattcttataaaaaatattataatagttttttgaGATTATATTAGATCATATTAGATCATACTTACTGGAGACGCTACGAAGACTTAAACTGCTAACAGGCCGGCGA is part of the Linepithema humile isolate Giens D197 chromosome 3, Lhum_UNIL_v1.0, whole genome shotgun sequence genome and harbors:
- the LOC105675902 gene encoding waprin-like protein, whose product is MNRSLSFFAILLILVVAGTFAQFGRSGNCPMKNTVTSCAPRCTSDELCPSNQKCCPNKCGHRSCASAGAINTGNDGGYKGSSNQAVYCNGVKCAAYEKCQYDRNTRRDKCTRT
- the LOC105675901 gene encoding WAP four-disulfide core domain protein 2-like, with the protein product MKLLVVSLVFAATISIAKTQTRYVAKPGSCPPALPVQFCGRSCYLDAHCAGIGKCCPTQCGGTICSMPVTMTRPPQTEKQGSCPSIPTGRWVCSSTCNSDNNCRGNLKCCKNRCGALACQKPEIEVLESTDIPVQPVAPRFGNDDYNHYI